One stretch of Cedecea neteri DNA includes these proteins:
- a CDS encoding OapA family protein: MPMQFAVKPWLTRIWHAPDHFRLMDPLPPLHRRGIIIGFALVILGFLLPGADDASRPVTRDAQLSVQSQSPMQAELAPSSNTSNAPATPVEPQRLEEQTQAPVPHDNNDIDQQWRSYRVASGQTMAQLFRDHNLPPADVYAMAQVEGDSKPLSNLQTGQMVQIRQNANGVVTGLTIDIGNEQQVLFTRQPNGSFIRAQ, encoded by the coding sequence TTGCCAATGCAATTCGCTGTTAAACCATGGCTTACGCGGATTTGGCATGCACCTGATCATTTCCGCTTGATGGATCCGTTACCTCCCCTGCATCGCCGAGGCATTATCATTGGCTTTGCGCTCGTGATTCTCGGCTTCCTGCTGCCTGGCGCAGATGACGCCAGCCGTCCGGTCACGCGCGACGCGCAGCTTTCCGTGCAGTCCCAGTCGCCTATGCAGGCCGAACTCGCTCCCTCTTCAAATACCAGCAATGCACCGGCCACGCCGGTTGAGCCTCAACGCCTTGAGGAGCAAACTCAGGCTCCCGTCCCCCACGACAATAATGATATCGATCAGCAGTGGCGCTCTTATCGCGTAGCCTCCGGGCAGACAATGGCCCAGCTGTTCCGTGACCATAATTTGCCGCCGGCAGACGTTTACGCCATGGCGCAGGTGGAAGGGGATAGCAAGCCGCTGAGTAATCTGCAAACCGGGCAGATGGTGCAAATCAGGCAAAATGCCAACGGCGTGGTGACGGGCTTAACGATTGATATCGGCAACGAGCAGCAGGTGCTGTTTACCCGCCAGCCGAACGGCAGCTTTATTCGCGCGCAGTAA